A genomic segment from Glycine soja cultivar W05 chromosome 18, ASM419377v2, whole genome shotgun sequence encodes:
- the LOC114396682 gene encoding isopentenyl-diphosphate Delta-isomerase I, giving the protein MAHSSIVVTLSQNLFKRNLTCVKIHAHSPSSSFGSRSLSLPSFSFSQRTTPLSLTASFSSHTAMGETSAPAADAGMDAVQRRLMFEDECILVDENDRVVGHDSKYNCHLMEKIEAENLLHRAFSVFLFNSKYELLLQQRSATKVTFPLVWTNTCCSHPLYRESELIDENALGVRNAAQRKLLDELGIVAEDVPVDQFTPLGRILYKAPSDGKWGEHELDYLLFIVRDVNVNPNPDEVADIKYVNRDQLKELLRKADAGEEGLKLSPWFRLVVDNFLFKWWDHLERGTLGEVTDMKTIHKLT; this is encoded by the exons ATGGCACATTCCTCGATCGTCGTTACTCTGAGCCAGAACTTGTTTAAAAGGAACCTCACCTGTGTAAAAATTCACGctcattctccttcttcttctttcggatctcgttctctttctcttccttccttctccttctctcagAGAACAACACCTCTCTCTCTCACCGCCTCCTTCTCCTCTCACACCGCCATGGGCGAGACTTCCGCTCCCGCCGCTGATGCCGGCATGGACGCCGTCCAGCGCCGTCTCATGTTCGAAGACGA ATGCATTTTGGTGGATGAGAATGACCGTGTGGTTGGTCATGATTCCAAATACAATT gtcACTTGATGGAAAAGATTGAAGCTGAGAATTTGCTGCATAGAGCTTTCAGTGTATTCCTGTTCAACTCTAAGTATGAGTTGCTTCTTCAG CAACGATCTGCAACCAAGGTAACATTCCCTCTTGTGTGGACAAACACCTGTTGCAGCCATCCACTGTACCGTGAATCTGAGCTTATTGATGAGAATGCCCTTG GAGTAAGAAATGCAGCTCAGAGGAAGCTTTTGGATGAGCTTGGTATTGTTGCTGAAGATGTACCAGTTGATCAGTTCACCCCATTGGGTCGCATTCTTTACAAGGCACCTTCTGATGGCAAATGGGGAGAGCATGAAC TGgactatctgcttttcattgtCCGGGATGTTAACGTGAACCCCAATCCTGACGAAGTGGCTGATATCAAATATGTGAACCGCGATCAGTTGAAGGAGCTGTTGAGGAAAGCTGATGCAGGTGAGGAAGGTCTGAAGCTATCGCCTTGGTTCAGACTTGTTGTGGACAATTTCTTGTTCAAATGGTGGGACCATCTTGAGCGAGGAACTCTTGGGGAGGTCACTGACATGAAGACCATTCACAAGTTGACATAA
- the LOC114396557 gene encoding putative 4-hydroxy-4-methyl-2-oxoglutarate aldolase 2, with protein sequence MAFVTTAEVCDANPQLILSGELRALQPVFQIYGRRQVFSGPIVTLKVFEDNVLVREFLEEKGNGRVLVVDGGASLRCAILGGNPVVQAQNNGWAGIIVNGCIRDVDEINGCDIGVRALASHPMKANKKGMGEKQVPINIAGTRISDGEWLYADTDGILISRTELSV encoded by the coding sequence ATGGCCTTTGTCACCACTGCTGAAGTGTGTGATGCGAACCCACAGTTAATTTTGAGTGGGGAGCTTCGTGCCCTTCAGccagtttttcagatttatggTCGTCGACAGGTTTTCTCTGGACCTATAGTTACCTTGAAGGTGTTTGAAGACAATGTTTTGGTTCGTGAGTTCCTTGAAGAGAAAGGCAATGGAAGAGTTCTAGTTGTTGATGGAGGCGCGAGTTTACGCTGCGCTATATTGGGTGGCAACCCTGTGGTACAAGCTCAAAACAATGGATGGGCAGGTATTATTGTGAATGGATGTATAAGAGATGTGGATGAGATCAATGGTTGTGATATTGGAGTGAGAGCCCTTGCTTCCCATCCCATGAAAGCCAATAAGAAAGGCATGGGAGAGAAGCAGGTCCCCATAAATATTGCTGGGACAAGGATCAGTGATGGGGAATGGCTCTATGCAGACACTGATGGAATTCTGATCTCTCGAACAGAGCTGTCTGTTTGA